The Humulus lupulus chromosome 3, drHumLupu1.1, whole genome shotgun sequence genome window below encodes:
- the LOC133822264 gene encoding photosystem II reaction center proteins PsbY, chloroplastic, translated as MAATMATMAILNTKCLSTKITNPTKPISKPTSLLSIQNLPKGLTSLKLTQTQQNDMSSTIAGTAIAGAIFSTLSACDPAMAAQQIADIAAEGSDNRGLALLLPIIPAIAWVLFNILQPALNQLNKMRSSKGVVIGLGLGGLASSGFVAAPDASAGELAMIAEAAGSDNRGQLLLFVISPAILWVLYNILQPALNQLNRMRSE; from the coding sequence ATGGCAGCAACCATGGCAACAATGGCAATCCTCAACACTAAGTGCTTAAGCACCAAAATCACCAACCCCACCAAGCCAATCTCAAAACCAACTTCCCTTTTGTCCATCCAAAACCTCCCCAAAGGACTAACCTCCTTAAAATTGACCCAAACACAGCAAAACGATATGTCGTCCACCATAGCAGGAACAGCCATCGCCGGAGCTATATTCTCGACTTTGAGCGCCTGCGATCCCGCCATGGCGGCTCAGCAAATCGCCGATATAGCAGCTGAAGGCAGCGACAACCGTGGCCTAGCTCTGCTCCTGCCCATCATCCCGGCCATCGCTTGGGTCCTCTTCAACATTCTGCAGCCGGCTCTGAACCAGCTTAACAAAATGAGGAGCTCAAAGGGTGTGGTGATTGGGCTCGGGCTCGGCGGTTTGGCCTCGTCGGGGTTCGTGGCGGCACCAGACGCGTCAGCCGGTGAGCTGGCCATGATCGCCGAGGCTGCCGGGAGTGATAACAGGGGACAGCTTCTGCTCTTCGTCATATCTCCGGCGATTCTTTGGGTTCTCTACAACATTCTACAACCGGCCTTGAACCAGCTCAACAGGATGAGGTCTGAGTAA